Within the Lacerta agilis isolate rLacAgi1 chromosome Z, rLacAgi1.pri, whole genome shotgun sequence genome, the region GGTTTTTCCACACTCCACTGCTGAAGGAAGCTTGTCAAGCAGTGGAATGAGACATCCTTATCTATAGTGATGCCCCAATTACAGAATGCCCTACACTCACAAATATGCCAGACACAGAAATTGCCTTCATTCTGACACCAGGTTAAAGCTTCTTTGTTTGCCCAGGAATTGTAAGGTGCTATTGTTTAGCCTGCAGTTACatttttagcttttttttttaacggtgTGTTTCATTGTTGtacattttatgattttatttatgTTCTGCACCCCACTTTGGTATCTGTATAGATAAAGGATATGCTACAACTATTCTAAATAAAACAAACTGCTTGAGGCATCTCTGAAGCCGGCTGTGGCCATAGCAGTGACCCCAAACCTTCCTTTCTCAGGTCTAAGTTGGGGGATCAGGTTTCACCATGGAGGAGCAGGCTCATACAGCTGGCCCATTGGCTTCCCTCAGTTCAAAATGTGCCTCCACACACACCATTTAGGTGCAGAACAGGAAGCACTCACCTGGCATAGCAGAAATCTTCAACATGCTGAATGGTTTTGTCTGCTTTGTTCAGAGGAATACCTTCTTCATTTTCATGGATCAGTTCTTCCCAGGGGGTTTTTCCCTCACAGGGGTCAGCCGTTTTCTTGCAAGAATATGCAAAAAAGAACAGAAGTGtttcattaaacatttaaaaaaatgaacaaatgttttggctttatttaaatgttaaaaagttggagaaataaatatttcattcacttTCTTTAGCTGTGTGAGGAGTAGGGGTTATACCAGACCCACTCCATACACTGAATTTTTCCAGTCTATGTAtgctgcaaatgtgtgtgtgtggttatgaAATGAGAGGTAAAAGGAAACAGACCTGGAAGGTTTCTATGTTCATACTGTAGTTGAAAAAAGAAGTTGCAGAGGATTGTAAATGAAATTCTGGGTAGCAATAGAATCTTAACACCAAAATGTTTactgaaatatctgaaaggcacAGTAAACAAGGAAAACTTGGAAGTTGCAACAGCCATGATTACTGCAGCCAGACTAGTCACAGCGAGAAATTGGAAATCAGATATATCAGGTGACATTTTGCAAGGATATAAAAACATATAGGATATAGCATGGTTGATAAAACTTGCATATTCTAAAATAGATACtgaattctttttttctgaagtTTTCAACCAAAAGGCTGAACATTTAGCACGATACAAAATCACTACTGCTTACCTGGTTCTCTTTTATCCAAGACAATAATCCAGAGAAACTAAAACTTGCCCAGTTTCCTCCATAGTATTGTCTTCTATTGtggagatgggggagggggaggggggagagaatagaAAGAAAGAATAGCTAATGGAGTAAGCTTTCATTTTTGCAAAGATTCTATTGCAATTATTTAAACATTTACAAACtgcttagtattttttttaaaaaaaaacctttgcagtgaacaacagaaaaaaatgaatatcATTAAAGCAAATATACAATGCAGAGTCAGTAAAAGTAGTAGTATAAAAGCACATAAAAAC harbors:
- the CHM gene encoding rab proteins geranylgeranyltransferase component A 1 isoform X2; the encoded protein is MVDNLPSEFDVVVIGTGLPESIIAAACSRSGQRVLHVDSRQYYGGNWASFSFSGLLSWIKENQKTADPCEGKTPWEELIHENEEGIPLNKADKTIQHVEDFCYAR